A region of Rhizobium grahamii DNA encodes the following proteins:
- a CDS encoding MarR family winged helix-turn-helix transcriptional regulator yields the protein MNKTAKEIADIESAADSEGSVTHIGQTMTRMRLMTGRRLIGRLAIQSVAPGLELSHLDVLDAVRRAQDSGEVTVGTIAEMMRIDPSRASRVVSDMVGRNILRRKASQADARRIVVVMTPLGQKLMAEIKAQKMTLVSDIVADWPQEEIDVFAKLFDKFISGFEELFEARMREMTEDA from the coding sequence ATGAACAAAACCGCGAAGGAAATCGCCGACATCGAGAGCGCTGCGGACAGCGAAGGCAGCGTCACGCATATCGGCCAGACAATGACCCGCATGCGGCTGATGACGGGTCGCAGGCTGATCGGAAGGCTTGCGATACAAAGCGTGGCGCCCGGTCTGGAGTTGTCGCATCTGGATGTTCTGGATGCGGTGAGACGCGCGCAGGACTCGGGAGAGGTCACGGTTGGTACCATTGCCGAGATGATGCGCATCGATCCGTCGCGTGCCAGCCGCGTCGTATCTGATATGGTCGGTCGCAATATTCTGAGGCGCAAGGCATCGCAGGCCGATGCGCGACGTATCGTGGTGGTGATGACGCCGCTCGGCCAGAAATTGATGGCGGAGATAAAGGCGCAGAAAATGACGCTGGTTTCCGACATCGTCGCGGATTGGCCGCAGGAGGAAATCGACGTTTTCGCCAAGCTCTTTGATAAGTTCATCTCGGGCTTCGAGGAACTCTTCGAGGCCCGGATGCGCGAGATGACCGAAGACGCATAG
- a CDS encoding RNA polymerase factor sigma-32, which translates to MKNMSADRRMIKIAMAAPYLAREEEHDLAVRWKHNEDRGARNQIAMAHMRLVISMAAKFRNFGLPMSDLVQEGYVGLLEAAARFEPERDVRFSTYASWWIRASIQDYILRNWSIVRGGTSSAQKALFFNLRRLRAKLAKGDTQLTLQSIHQEIAAALGVSLSDVQTMDARLSSNDASLQAPSVSGDADSAEKMDFLVSNEPLPDEQVTNMIDGERRRVWLASALTHLNEREMKIISARRLAEDGATLEELGADLGISKERVRQIESRAMEKLRTALVSADPYMAASA; encoded by the coding sequence ATGAAGAACATGTCTGCAGACCGGCGCATGATTAAGATTGCGATGGCCGCGCCTTACCTGGCGCGCGAGGAAGAACATGATCTTGCTGTTCGTTGGAAACATAATGAGGACCGTGGTGCGCGAAATCAGATTGCGATGGCACATATGCGTCTGGTCATTTCGATGGCGGCAAAATTTCGCAATTTCGGCTTGCCGATGAGCGATCTTGTTCAGGAGGGCTATGTCGGCTTGCTCGAGGCGGCCGCGCGTTTCGAGCCGGAACGCGACGTGCGTTTCTCGACCTATGCCAGCTGGTGGATCCGCGCTTCAATTCAGGACTATATTCTGCGCAATTGGTCGATTGTCCGCGGTGGGACGAGTTCGGCGCAGAAGGCGCTGTTCTTCAATCTGCGCCGGCTTCGCGCCAAGCTCGCCAAGGGCGATACACAGCTTACACTGCAATCCATCCACCAGGAGATCGCAGCTGCGCTCGGCGTGAGCCTTTCTGACGTCCAGACCATGGATGCGCGTCTCTCCAGCAACGATGCGTCACTGCAGGCGCCGTCGGTCTCCGGAGACGCCGATAGCGCCGAGAAGATGGACTTCCTTGTCAGCAATGAGCCGCTTCCCGACGAGCAGGTCACCAACATGATCGACGGGGAGCGCCGCCGGGTGTGGCTGGCGTCGGCCCTCACGCATCTCAACGAGCGTGAAATGAAGATCATCAGCGCCCGCCGGCTCGCCGAAGATGGTGCGACCCTCGAAGAGTTGGGCGCGGATCTCGGTATTTCCAAGGAGCGTGTGCGTCAGATCGAAAGCCGGGCGATGGAAAAGCTGCGTACGGCGCTCGTCAGCGCTGATCCGTATATGGCGGCATCGGCCTGA
- a CDS encoding ABC transporter ATP-binding protein/permease encodes MADDVKAKPTIQAQDRVGYELSLAYRVKVMFAAFWSSSVRGRVLVLGTALIGIILATAYATVILNQWNAPFYDAISRRDLPGFFHQLKVFGLIAGMLLLLNVIQAWLNQMTALYMREGLTRDLVDQWLQRKRALRLSASGLIGVNPDQRLHEDARNLAESSTSLVIGLVQATILLVSFIGVLWELSSGFVFHFGSYSFSIPGYMVWAAIFYAASASILSQLVGRKLVKLNADRFSKEAELRFALMHANENMPAITVARGEENERRRINGDISNVLAVIKRLAMANVNLTWVSAGYGWLVVVIPIIVAAPAYFSGGLTFGELMMSVGAFNQVNTALRWYVANFGPIAEWRATLMRVTDFRQALTNMGDDLNLKETIAYESSPAGTLTLDHVSIATKIGEEIDQCGGFRIHETEVTINAGDKVMINGDHSVNRKLLFLSMSELWPCGGGKIGLPPTDEILFVPQSAYIPGGTLREALAFPEPVDTYRAEDVKAALEQAGLHALIARLDTQARWDKLLDSDEQRAIGFARLLLVRPKWIVFDEVLEGMEPAWQATMMNVLKSIPDSTMIYIGRSDAYMEAFHPRVLHLEAISAKSEEKIMAKAANAPAPAL; translated from the coding sequence ATGGCAGACGACGTGAAGGCCAAGCCGACCATCCAGGCGCAGGACCGGGTAGGATATGAACTTAGCCTCGCCTACCGCGTGAAAGTGATGTTTGCCGCCTTTTGGAGTTCGAGCGTCCGTGGACGGGTCCTTGTCCTCGGAACGGCACTGATTGGCATCATTCTCGCGACCGCCTATGCGACCGTCATTCTCAACCAATGGAACGCGCCGTTCTACGACGCCATCTCACGACGCGACCTGCCAGGCTTCTTCCATCAACTCAAAGTCTTCGGACTGATCGCAGGCATGCTGCTGCTCCTCAATGTCATCCAGGCGTGGCTGAACCAGATGACCGCGCTCTACATGCGCGAGGGCCTGACCCGTGATCTGGTCGATCAATGGCTTCAGCGCAAACGGGCGCTCCGGCTGTCGGCCAGCGGCCTGATCGGCGTCAATCCGGACCAGCGTCTTCACGAAGATGCCCGCAACCTGGCGGAAAGCTCGACGAGCCTCGTGATCGGCCTCGTCCAGGCGACGATCCTGCTGGTCAGCTTCATCGGCGTTCTCTGGGAGCTTTCGAGCGGATTCGTCTTCCATTTCGGCAGCTACAGCTTTTCCATTCCCGGCTATATGGTTTGGGCCGCCATCTTCTATGCGGCGTCGGCCTCAATCCTCAGCCAGCTCGTAGGGCGTAAGTTGGTCAAGCTCAACGCCGATCGCTTCTCAAAGGAAGCTGAACTGCGCTTTGCCTTGATGCACGCCAACGAAAACATGCCGGCGATCACGGTTGCTCGCGGCGAGGAAAACGAACGGCGGCGCATCAACGGCGACATCAGCAATGTCCTGGCAGTCATCAAGCGGCTGGCGATGGCCAACGTCAACCTGACATGGGTGTCGGCCGGTTATGGCTGGCTGGTCGTCGTCATCCCGATCATCGTTGCGGCGCCGGCGTATTTTTCTGGCGGCCTGACCTTCGGTGAACTGATGATGTCGGTGGGGGCGTTCAATCAGGTGAATACCGCTCTGCGCTGGTACGTCGCCAACTTCGGGCCGATTGCCGAATGGCGGGCGACCCTGATGCGCGTGACCGACTTCCGGCAGGCGCTGACCAACATGGGCGACGACCTGAACCTCAAGGAAACGATCGCATACGAGAGCAGCCCGGCCGGCACGCTTACGCTTGATCACGTCAGCATCGCCACGAAGATCGGCGAAGAGATCGATCAGTGCGGCGGCTTCCGGATCCATGAGACCGAGGTCACGATCAACGCTGGCGACAAGGTGATGATCAACGGCGACCATAGCGTCAACAGGAAGCTCCTTTTCCTCTCGATGTCCGAGCTTTGGCCCTGCGGCGGTGGAAAGATCGGCCTGCCGCCAACCGACGAAATCCTGTTCGTGCCGCAGTCTGCGTATATTCCGGGCGGCACTTTGCGCGAGGCGCTAGCCTTCCCCGAGCCCGTCGACACCTACCGGGCTGAAGACGTCAAGGCGGCGCTTGAGCAGGCGGGACTACATGCCCTGATCGCACGGCTCGACACGCAGGCACGCTGGGACAAGCTGCTCGATTCAGACGAACAGCGCGCTATCGGCTTTGCCCGACTGCTCCTTGTGCGACCCAAGTGGATCGTCTTCGATGAGGTTCTGGAAGGAATGGAACCCGCGTGGCAGGCAACGATGATGAACGTTCTGAAATCGATACCCGACAGCACCATGATCTACATCGGTCGCTCGGACGCCTACATGGAGGCATTCCATCCGCGGGTACTGCACCTCGAGGCCATCTCGGCGAAGTCTGAAGAGAAGATCATGGCGAAGGCCGCGAACGCACCGGCGCCGGCGCTCTAG
- a CDS encoding ABC-F family ATP-binding cassette domain-containing protein, producing the protein MAPPILKLDDIFLSFGGAPLLAGAGLQVEPGDRICLVGRNGSGKSTLLKIAAGLVEAQSGEVFRHPASTIRYLEQAPDFAGYKTVQAYAEAGLGPGDDPYRVTYLLSHLGLTGEEDPKNLSGGEARRAALARVLAPEPDILLLDEPTNHLDLPTIEWLEGELQKSRSALVLISHDRRFLEKVSNATVWLDRGTSRRLDRGFAHFEAWRDQVLEAEELEQHKLGKAIEREEHWLRYGVTARRKRNMRRLGELQTMRAEYRGHKGPQGSVQATASDSQESGKLVIEADKITKTYGDRSIVSPFSIRVHRGDCIGLVGPNGAGKTTLLKMLTGQLAPDTGTVKLGTNLEIATLDQKREDLDLEDTLAHYLTDGRGDNLLVNGEQRHVTGYMKDFLFQPEQARTPIKNLSGGERARLMLARILARPSNLLILDEPTNDLDIETLDLLQEIVAGFPGTVILVSHDRDFLDRTVTSTIAPAVPDAPDGRWIEYAGGYSDMLAQRKGAAEERRKAEKATEKPKAQAEPAGEQTKAKGKLSFKQKFALENLPKEMAKLEAEIAKREAKMADPNLFTKDPDTFTRLAAEMEKFRNGLTKMEEEWLELEMLREELEG; encoded by the coding sequence TTGGCGCCTCCCATTCTAAAACTTGATGATATCTTCCTGAGCTTCGGCGGTGCGCCGCTTCTGGCAGGTGCCGGATTGCAGGTGGAGCCGGGCGACCGGATCTGCCTCGTCGGCCGCAACGGCTCGGGCAAGTCCACCTTGCTGAAGATCGCTGCAGGGCTGGTCGAGGCGCAGTCCGGCGAGGTGTTCCGGCATCCGGCTTCGACGATCCGGTATCTGGAGCAGGCTCCGGACTTCGCCGGCTACAAGACCGTCCAGGCCTATGCCGAGGCGGGCCTCGGGCCCGGTGACGATCCGTATCGCGTGACTTATTTGCTGTCGCATCTCGGCCTTACCGGCGAAGAAGATCCGAAGAACCTGTCGGGCGGCGAAGCCCGTCGTGCTGCGCTGGCACGCGTTCTGGCGCCGGAGCCTGACATTCTGCTGCTGGATGAGCCTACCAACCACCTCGATCTGCCCACCATCGAGTGGCTTGAAGGCGAACTTCAGAAGAGCCGGAGCGCACTCGTTCTGATTTCGCACGACCGGCGGTTCCTTGAGAAGGTATCGAATGCCACCGTCTGGCTGGACCGCGGCACGTCCCGGCGGCTGGATCGAGGCTTCGCGCATTTCGAGGCCTGGCGGGATCAGGTGCTCGAGGCAGAGGAGCTGGAGCAGCACAAGCTCGGAAAGGCCATCGAGCGCGAAGAACACTGGTTGCGCTACGGTGTGACGGCGCGGCGCAAGCGAAACATGCGGCGCCTTGGCGAATTACAGACGATGCGCGCGGAGTATCGAGGCCACAAAGGGCCACAGGGATCCGTTCAGGCGACGGCCTCGGATTCGCAGGAGTCGGGCAAGCTCGTTATCGAAGCGGACAAGATCACGAAGACATACGGCGATCGGTCGATCGTTTCGCCGTTCTCGATCCGCGTTCATCGTGGCGATTGCATCGGTCTCGTCGGCCCGAATGGAGCGGGCAAGACCACGCTTCTGAAGATGCTGACTGGGCAGCTTGCTCCGGACACCGGCACTGTGAAGCTCGGGACGAACCTCGAAATCGCGACGCTCGATCAGAAGCGCGAGGACCTCGATCTCGAGGATACGCTTGCCCACTATCTGACGGATGGCCGCGGGGACAATCTTCTCGTCAACGGCGAGCAGCGGCATGTCACGGGCTACATGAAAGACTTTCTGTTTCAGCCCGAACAGGCCCGCACGCCGATCAAGAACCTGTCGGGTGGCGAGCGCGCCCGCCTGATGCTGGCGCGCATTCTTGCGCGGCCGTCGAACTTGCTGATCCTCGACGAACCGACGAACGATCTCGATATCGAGACGCTCGACCTCCTGCAGGAAATCGTTGCCGGCTTCCCTGGCACCGTCATTCTCGTCAGCCACGATCGTGACTTCCTCGACCGGACCGTTACGTCAACGATTGCGCCGGCGGTTCCCGATGCGCCTGACGGCCGATGGATCGAGTATGCCGGCGGCTACTCCGACATGCTTGCACAGCGCAAGGGTGCGGCGGAAGAGCGCCGGAAGGCCGAGAAAGCGACAGAGAAGCCCAAGGCGCAGGCCGAACCGGCTGGCGAGCAGACAAAGGCGAAGGGCAAGCTTTCCTTCAAACAGAAGTTTGCGCTGGAGAACCTGCCGAAGGAAATGGCGAAGCTGGAAGCGGAGATCGCCAAGCGCGAAGCCAAGATGGCTGACCCGAACCTCTTCACCAAGGACCCGGATACCTTTACCCGCCTCGCTGCGGAAATGGAGAAATTCCGGAACGGCCTCACCAAGATGGAAGAGGAATGGCTGGAGCTTGAAATGCTCCGGGAAGAGTTGGAAGGCTAG
- a CDS encoding MDR family MFS transporter has translation MDMHSAPAPLVADHRRKLILFLFLMTALFMATLDNQIVATALPTIVGEFGHLERFSWIGSAYLLSVSAVMPLYGKLGDLFGRKYVMMAAILIFTVGSAICGLAVSMNTLIAARVLQGLGGGGIMVSIFAVNADLFEPRERARYQSYSSLVLMASGAIGPVLGGTMSDLFGWRSIFLVNVPIGIFVLTGLAFMLPYRKPNRRPKIDYAGAVLLAVVTASVVLAADGAQLFDSLIAPQNLAIICIGVAAAIAWVMVERRAVEPIIPLSLFSNSTFSLLLTMSIMSGAIGIGMVNYFALFLQTTTGLSPSAAGGFFILLTGGIVCGSLSAGRIISATGRYKPLAIASLSCSAVAFALISQVHAGTPLYLIGALMMMHGIGVGLAQQVPVIGVQNATPARDVGAATGSVTLSRMGGASIAISIYGAIVGSQLGGSGSIIPGVSNIEELTPKMMAGLPDAVKQAVADAYSHAFTPLFMTSCGIALVGLIAALLLKPVQLPRLVSGTRPAAVAEASE, from the coding sequence ATGGATATGCATAGTGCGCCGGCACCCCTTGTGGCGGATCATCGCCGCAAGCTCATTCTCTTTCTTTTCCTGATGACAGCCTTGTTCATGGCGACGCTGGACAATCAGATTGTCGCGACAGCTCTACCGACGATCGTCGGTGAATTCGGACACCTTGAGCGCTTCAGCTGGATTGGCTCCGCCTACCTTCTCTCCGTCAGCGCGGTCATGCCGCTCTATGGAAAGCTCGGCGACCTGTTCGGCCGAAAATATGTGATGATGGCAGCGATCCTGATCTTCACTGTCGGCTCGGCCATCTGTGGTCTGGCGGTTTCGATGAATACCCTGATTGCCGCGCGTGTGCTGCAGGGGCTTGGTGGCGGCGGGATCATGGTATCGATCTTCGCCGTCAACGCAGACTTGTTCGAACCTCGCGAGCGGGCCAGATATCAGAGCTATTCGAGCCTGGTCCTCATGGCCTCCGGTGCCATCGGTCCCGTGCTTGGCGGAACAATGAGTGACCTCTTCGGCTGGCGCTCCATCTTTCTCGTCAACGTGCCGATCGGCATCTTTGTCCTCACAGGGCTTGCCTTCATGCTTCCCTATCGCAAGCCTAACAGGCGCCCGAAGATCGACTATGCGGGCGCAGTACTGCTTGCCGTGGTGACGGCAAGTGTCGTGCTTGCGGCTGATGGGGCGCAACTTTTCGATTCTCTGATCGCACCACAGAACCTTGCCATCATCTGCATTGGTGTCGCAGCCGCGATCGCCTGGGTCATGGTGGAGCGCCGCGCCGTTGAGCCGATTATCCCGCTCTCCCTGTTCAGCAACTCGACGTTCAGCCTGCTGCTGACCATGTCGATCATGAGCGGCGCCATCGGCATCGGCATGGTGAACTATTTCGCGCTGTTCCTACAGACGACGACGGGCTTATCGCCCTCTGCCGCAGGCGGGTTTTTCATCCTGTTGACGGGCGGTATCGTCTGCGGCTCGCTGTCAGCCGGACGCATCATCTCCGCGACGGGACGGTACAAGCCGCTCGCCATAGCAAGCTTGAGCTGTAGCGCCGTGGCATTTGCCCTGATCTCCCAGGTTCACGCCGGTACCCCGCTTTACCTGATCGGCGCTCTGATGATGATGCATGGGATCGGCGTTGGCCTCGCCCAGCAGGTGCCGGTTATCGGCGTCCAGAATGCCACGCCTGCACGCGACGTCGGCGCTGCCACCGGATCGGTGACGTTGTCCCGCATGGGAGGCGCATCGATCGCCATCTCTATCTACGGCGCAATCGTCGGTTCGCAGCTTGGCGGATCGGGATCTATCATCCCGGGTGTCTCCAACATAGAGGAACTGACACCGAAGATGATGGCGGGCTTGCCGGATGCCGTGAAACAGGCTGTGGCGGATGCCTATTCGCACGCGTTTACGCCGCTGTTCATGACCTCCTGCGGCATCGCCCTCGTCGGCCTGATTGCGGCGCTGTTGCTGAAACCGGTGCAACTGCCGCGGCTCGTCAGCGGCACCCGTCCGGCGGCGGTCGCGGAAGCCAGCGAATAA
- the thiB gene encoding thiamine ABC transporter substrate binding subunit has product MFVSNFKVLHGLAALVAAVAAFSATNAGAAEKSLTIYTYESFTSEWGPGPKVKAAFEKTCECSVNFVSVADGVALLSRLKLEGAGTKADVVLGLDTNLVAEAKATGLFDASGVDTAGLSVPGDYKDDVFVPYDYGHFAVIYDTQTIKNPPKSMKDLVEGDPSQKIVIEDPRTSTPGLGLLLWVKSIYGDKTPEAWAKLKNRVLTVTPGWSEAYGLFTKGEAPMVLSYTTSPAYHMVSENTDRYQAADFSEGHYIQIEVAGLLKNAPNKDLARDFLKFVLTPGFQDTIPTNNWMMPVAATSQPLPDAFSKLVKPSKTFLMSSDDVAAHRKAWIDEWLAAMSMN; this is encoded by the coding sequence ATGTTTGTTTCCAACTTTAAAGTTCTTCATGGGCTGGCTGCTCTCGTAGCTGCCGTTGCCGCGTTCTCGGCAACGAATGCCGGCGCAGCCGAGAAGTCTCTGACGATCTACACCTACGAAAGCTTCACATCGGAATGGGGTCCCGGCCCGAAGGTCAAGGCCGCTTTCGAGAAGACGTGCGAGTGCAGCGTCAATTTCGTCAGTGTCGCCGATGGTGTCGCGCTGCTGTCCCGCCTCAAGCTCGAGGGTGCGGGCACCAAGGCCGACGTCGTCCTTGGACTCGACACCAATCTTGTGGCGGAAGCAAAGGCAACCGGCCTGTTTGACGCAAGCGGCGTCGATACCGCTGGTCTGAGCGTACCGGGCGACTACAAGGACGATGTTTTCGTCCCCTACGACTACGGGCATTTTGCCGTCATCTACGACACGCAGACCATCAAGAATCCGCCGAAGAGCATGAAGGATCTCGTTGAGGGCGATCCGTCGCAGAAAATCGTCATCGAGGATCCGCGCACGTCGACCCCGGGTCTCGGCCTGCTGTTGTGGGTCAAGTCGATCTATGGCGACAAGACGCCGGAAGCCTGGGCCAAGCTGAAGAACCGCGTTCTTACTGTGACGCCAGGCTGGTCGGAAGCCTATGGGCTCTTCACGAAGGGCGAGGCACCGATGGTGCTCTCCTATACGACATCTCCCGCCTACCATATGGTCTCGGAAAACACAGACCGATACCAGGCCGCGGACTTTTCCGAAGGGCACTACATCCAGATCGAAGTCGCCGGCCTGCTGAAGAACGCACCGAACAAGGATCTTGCCCGAGATTTCCTCAAGTTCGTTTTGACGCCGGGCTTCCAGGATACCATCCCGACAAACAACTGGATGATGCCGGTTGCGGCAACGTCTCAGCCCCTGCCCGACGCCTTCAGCAAGCTCGTCAAGCCGAGCAAGACCTTCCTGATGAGTTCCGACGATGTCGCGGCGCATCGAAAGGCCTGGATCGATGAGTGGCTTGCGGCAATGAGCATGAATTGA
- the thiP gene encoding thiamine/thiamine pyrophosphate ABC transporter permease ThiP: MLLTAAQRRFSMIGGAFGLAAIVLFIALAVFMLLMASGIQSLASVLADPYIGRVLRFTLLQAFLSTLLSVVFAIPLAQALARQPDLPGRQWIVRLMALPMGLPVLVGALGLIGIWGRQGALNSLLLRLGLAEPISIYGLAGILLAHVFFNLPLACRLMLMSLERIPGEYWLVGAGLGMRPKDIFRFVEWPVLRSVIPGVAGLIFMLCATSFTLVLALGGGPAATTIEVAIYQSLRFDFDPGRAVSLSVLQIVLTAIILGGMALLRSVDDEGTTVGKTVKRPDGTSLPVRLLDITLLFIGVAFLLLPLISIAVAGLRANLIKLVLEPIFWRSTITSALIATCSAVLSSSIAMLLVRARHTVALGGSRSLADRAFFGAMGSASSFVMLVPPIVLATGWFMALRSVGDINAYAPILIAAINALMSLPFVMRVLEPAYATHQQRTQRLSASLGIEGFSRLRFVDWPAMRQPLLTALSFAAALSLGDLGAVALFGSDSLVTLPWLIYSRIGSYRTSDADGLALILGIICLLLTIAGTRGNTRKEAVLHG, from the coding sequence ATGCTGCTGACCGCGGCACAGAGACGGTTTTCGATGATCGGCGGGGCCTTCGGTCTCGCCGCTATCGTTCTGTTCATTGCACTCGCGGTCTTCATGCTGCTGATGGCGAGCGGTATCCAGTCCCTCGCATCGGTTCTGGCTGATCCCTACATCGGAAGGGTCCTGCGCTTCACGCTGCTGCAGGCATTCCTTTCGACACTCCTCTCGGTCGTCTTCGCAATCCCGCTTGCCCAGGCGCTTGCGCGCCAACCCGACCTGCCCGGCCGCCAGTGGATCGTGCGGCTGATGGCATTGCCGATGGGCTTGCCCGTGCTGGTCGGCGCTTTGGGTCTCATCGGAATATGGGGACGGCAAGGTGCTCTGAATTCCCTGCTGCTGCGCCTCGGACTTGCCGAACCGATAAGCATCTACGGGCTTGCCGGGATCTTGCTCGCGCATGTCTTCTTCAATCTGCCGCTCGCCTGCCGGCTTATGCTGATGTCGCTGGAGCGCATACCCGGCGAATACTGGCTGGTGGGTGCTGGACTTGGCATGCGACCGAAGGATATTTTCCGTTTCGTCGAGTGGCCCGTACTGCGCTCGGTTATCCCAGGCGTCGCAGGGCTGATTTTCATGCTGTGCGCCACGAGTTTCACGCTGGTACTGGCGCTCGGTGGCGGGCCGGCGGCAACAACGATCGAGGTGGCCATCTACCAGTCACTGCGTTTCGATTTCGATCCCGGCAGGGCGGTTTCACTCTCGGTGCTGCAGATCGTGTTGACCGCAATCATTTTGGGCGGAATGGCGCTGTTGCGATCTGTCGATGACGAGGGAACAACCGTGGGAAAGACGGTGAAGCGACCGGACGGTACATCCCTTCCCGTACGTCTGCTGGATATCACTCTGCTCTTTATCGGCGTCGCATTCCTGCTGTTACCGCTGATCTCGATCGCCGTTGCCGGACTGCGTGCGAATTTGATCAAGCTTGTTCTGGAACCGATCTTCTGGCGATCCACCATCACCAGCGCGTTGATAGCGACATGTTCGGCCGTGCTTTCGTCGAGCATCGCAATGCTGCTCGTCCGGGCGAGACATACGGTAGCACTTGGAGGAAGCAGAAGCCTCGCCGACAGGGCTTTTTTCGGAGCGATGGGCTCAGCCTCGTCCTTCGTTATGCTGGTGCCGCCGATCGTGCTCGCAACCGGCTGGTTCATGGCTCTTCGATCCGTGGGCGACATCAACGCCTATGCCCCCATTCTCATCGCCGCGATCAACGCGCTGATGTCTCTCCCCTTCGTCATGCGCGTGCTGGAGCCAGCCTACGCGACACACCAGCAGCGAACCCAGCGCTTGAGCGCAAGCCTCGGTATCGAAGGGTTCTCTCGTCTTCGCTTTGTCGATTGGCCGGCGATGCGGCAGCCGTTGCTGACGGCTTTGTCATTCGCTGCGGCGCTGTCGCTCGGAGATCTCGGCGCAGTCGCGCTGTTTGGCTCCGACAGCCTCGTCACACTTCCCTGGCTGATCTACAGCCGCATAGGGAGCTACCGAACTAGCGATGCAGACGGACTGGCGCTGATCCTCGGCATCATCTGCCTTCTTCTGACAATTGCGGGTACACGTGGAAATACCAGAAAGGAGGCTGTCCTGCATGGCTGA
- a CDS encoding thiamine ABC transporter ATP-binding protein: MADGIEMQNVRLRLGQHSFHFDCKLPRAAVIAVTGPSGAGKSTFLNLLAGFDIPEQGRILVAGEDITREHPSRRPVSLVFQDNNLFAHLDVFTNVGLGINPSLKLSATDRSAISEALTKVGLDNFEKRMPSTLSGGERQRVPFARALVRKRPLLLLDEPFAALDPALRNDMATLLLELHRETNNTVVIVSHDPDEVRKIADHAIFIDVGSIVADAPIEQFIEQKDHFGVVQFLRG, translated from the coding sequence ATGGCTGACGGGATCGAAATGCAGAATGTGCGGCTTCGGCTTGGCCAGCATTCCTTCCACTTTGATTGCAAGCTGCCGCGCGCAGCCGTGATCGCGGTGACCGGCCCATCCGGCGCCGGAAAATCGACCTTCCTCAATCTTCTCGCCGGTTTCGACATACCGGAACAGGGGCGCATCCTCGTTGCGGGAGAGGACATCACCCGCGAGCATCCATCACGGCGCCCGGTTTCGCTCGTCTTCCAGGACAACAATCTGTTCGCCCACCTCGATGTTTTCACCAATGTCGGCCTCGGCATCAATCCGTCGTTGAAGCTGTCGGCCACGGATCGGTCAGCGATCAGCGAGGCTCTGACCAAGGTCGGTCTCGACAACTTCGAGAAGCGGATGCCGTCCACGCTTTCCGGCGGTGAGCGACAGCGGGTCCCATTCGCGCGTGCGCTCGTCCGCAAGCGCCCGTTGCTTCTGCTCGATGAGCCGTTCGCGGCCCTTGATCCGGCACTCAGAAACGATATGGCGACATTGCTTCTCGAGTTGCATCGCGAAACCAACAATACTGTTGTCATCGTGTCGCACGACCCTGACGAGGTTCGGAAGATAGCCGACCATGCGATCTTTATCGACGTAGGCTCTATTGTCGCCGATGCACCGATCGAGCAGTTTATTGAGCAGAAAGATCACTTTGGCGTGGTCCAATTTCTGCGCGGCTGA
- a CDS encoding thiamine diphosphokinase yields the protein MSQSTFTILLGGEIQLTDRLIEAVAGTRVIAADGGMRHAIALGLEPELWVGDFDSAPAALTDAFQHVPRQPYPAAKAATDGEIAVSEAIRLGARRLILVGALAGDRSDHALQHLLYAVRLAEEGFDVLLTSGTEEAVPLIPGTIELDMPKASLFSVPGFSELIGLSIENARYPLKDFHLPFGSSRTISNVAEGKVHFTLQSGRAIVLARPYDFSGV from the coding sequence ATGAGCCAATCCACCTTCACCATCCTGCTCGGCGGCGAGATTCAACTGACTGATCGTCTGATCGAGGCGGTTGCCGGAACGCGCGTCATCGCTGCGGATGGCGGGATGCGGCATGCCATCGCTCTTGGCCTGGAGCCGGAGCTATGGGTGGGCGATTTCGATTCGGCGCCGGCGGCCCTTACCGATGCTTTCCAGCATGTTCCCCGCCAGCCTTATCCTGCTGCAAAAGCTGCGACGGATGGAGAAATCGCCGTCTCAGAAGCGATCCGCCTCGGCGCGCGTCGGCTGATCCTTGTCGGGGCGCTGGCCGGCGACCGTTCCGATCACGCGCTTCAGCATCTGCTTTATGCCGTCCGGCTGGCGGAAGAAGGTTTCGACGTCCTTCTCACATCGGGAACAGAGGAAGCCGTGCCCCTCATTCCCGGCACGATCGAACTCGACATGCCGAAGGCGAGCCTGTTTTCGGTTCCCGGCTTCAGCGAGCTCATCGGGCTCTCGATCGAGAACGCACGCTATCCGCTGAAGGATTTTCATTTGCCCTTCGGTTCTTCACGTACCATCTCGAATGTTGCGGAAGGCAAGGTGCATTTCACGCTTCAAAGCGGTCGCGCCATTGTGCTTGCCCGCCCTTACGATTTTTCCGGAGTCTGA